A segment of the Oncorhynchus clarkii lewisi isolate Uvic-CL-2024 chromosome 11, UVic_Ocla_1.0, whole genome shotgun sequence genome:
gagggagaagagccagtaaaaggatagagggagtgagagagagacaggcagagaaaaagagagagggagaagagccagtaaaaggatagagggagtgagagagagacaggcagagaaaaagagagagggagaagagccagtaaaaggatagagggagtgagagaaagacaggcagagaaaaagagagagggagaagagccagtaaaaggatagagggagtgagagagagacaggcagagaaaaagagagagggagaagagccagtaaaaggatagagggagtgagagaaagacaggcagagaaaaagagagagggagaagagccagtaaaaggatagagggagtgagagagagacaggcagagaaaaagagagagggagaagagccagtaaaaggatagagggagtgagagagagacaggcagagaaaaagagagagggagaagagccagtaaaaggatagagggagtgagagagagacaggcagagaaaaagagagagggagaagagccagtaaaaggatagagagagtgagagagagacagacagagaaaaagagagagagggagaagagccagtaaaaggatagagagagtgagagagagactgacagagggaaagaaagagagggagaagagccagtaaaaggatagagggagtgagagagagagacaggcagagaaaaagagagagggagaagagccagtaaaaggatagagagagtgagagagagacagacagagaaaaagagagagagggagaagagccagtaaaaggatagagagagtgagagagagactgacagagggaaagaaagagagggagaagagccagtaaaaggatagagagagtgagagagagactgacagagggaAAGAAAGCGAGGGATGAAGTATCCGTCTGTGTCGGTGAGTAACTCTCTGTTGGACATGGATGTAGCCAACTACAGTGAGGGACTGGACCCAACGTACAGCACCCTGGGCTTCGATCATGCTGACGTCCTCTATGGTGGGGGAGGTGAGTGGACCCACacgcacacaaaaacacacacacaaacacacgcatagTTTACATACGTAGACATGTAGTTTGTCATTCTACTTATACACTCACACTCATTACTGCACTTAAAAAAACAGTTGAATATTGCATTTATCCATGAATGAATAATCCATGAGTGGTAAGAGGTCTGTTAGGATGTGAATCTCAGTGTGTCGTAAAGACAGGTTTATTGTGGGCCGACAGTTAGAGGACAGTAAGAGGACAAGTTGTCATCTCAACACGTTGATGGATGAAAGGAAAGTTGGTCAAACATGGACTTTCTTCTCTCTGGCATTGTCAAGATGTATTCCTCCTCCTTGGACGTGGTTGGCGTATGCAATCATCTTTCTGGTGTGTTTTTGTTGCTATATTTATAAGTCTTGATCTCATGGTTTTGGTCTTGACATCACATGGGGTTTGGGTCTGGGTCCCAATACGCTGGTTCTTGTTCTAAGTCTGGGTCTGTGGAGGTTGGAACTTGGTCTGGTTCTGAGTTTTGAAGGCTCTTCTCATCTCTGGAGCCATGTAGATATAGAAAAACTagatcaaccctaaccctgcatTGTTTTGGAGTGAGGTTTAATATTATTGCTGTCCTTCACATGTATTCCAGATAAAAGCACCAAAGGCTTTCCTAATCAAGCCAATTCCCTATCTGTCACCATACAGATACCAGTCAGCTAGTACAGATCTGAATCCTTCTCTTCCTTTGTCAAGATGCCTTGATTTCACATGCACAAAGGAATGATTGATTCTCTATTTCAATTGAGGTTTTCTGATGCCAGgaggatgcgtgtgtgtgtgttcatgtttgtgtgtgtgtgtgtgtgtgtgtgtgtttgtgtgtgtgtgtacatgcatgatGAGTAACCTTTTCTGAGGCCATAAAACTTGTATTAGCTCCCTGCACTAATACCTATAGACTTCAGCTCAGTGGTCTAACCCAGTCTTTGGATAatgtgtgtgttccagacagTATGCCAGCGGAGCCGGGCCTGTCCCAGGCAGATGTTGGGAACTCTAACTGTGCCATATGTGGAGACAAGGCTACAGGGAAACACTATGGAGCTTCCAGCTGTGATGGATGTAAAGGGTTCTTCAGGCGCTCCATACGCAATAACCACATCTACTCCTGCAGGTaggggagtgtgtgtttgtgtttccagcCTATAGCTGCAGCTACCAGAGCCTATGTCTACACTAACAGACACAATATTAACATTACACTCCTGCAGGTaggggagtgtgtgtttgtgtttccagcCTATAGCTTCAGCTACCAGAGCCTATGTCTACACTAACAGACACAATATTAACATTACACTCCTGCAGGTaggggagtgtgtgtttgtgtttccagcCTATAGCTGCATCTACCAGAGCCTATGTCTACACTAACAGACACAATATTAACATTACAATCCTGCAGGTaggggagtgtgtgtttgtgtttccagcCTATAGCTGCATCTACCAGAGCCTATGTCTACACTAACAGACACAATATTAACATTACACTCCTGCAGGTaggggagtgtgtgtttgtgtttccagcCTATAGCTGCATCTACCAGAGCCTATGTCTACACTAACAGACACAATATTAACATTACACTCCTGTAGGTaggggagtgtgtgtttgtgtttccagcCTATAGCTGCAGCTACCAGAGCCTATGTCTACACTAACAGACACAATATTAACATTACACTCCTGCAGgtacagtacactcttagaaaaaaggtgctatctagaaccgaCAAGGGTTCttcggaaccctttttggtgccaggcagaaccttttggggttccatgactttccacagagggttctacctggaacccaaaagggttctacctggaaccaaaaagggtactcctatggggacagctgaaacCCCCCTTTTTTTTCTACGAGTGTAGTCATACTGCAACGAACAGAACTACAAGGTAGGCCCATAGAGTTAAGATATTGACAGTAACCTGTCTTTGCGTCTCCAGGTTTAACCGTCAGTGTGTGGTGGACAAGGACAAGAGGAACCAGTGTCGGTTCTGCAGGCTCCACAAGTGTTTCAGAGCTGGCATGAAGAAAGAAGGTTGGCCACATCAAACCATCAGTATTACTGAATACCAATAGAATATGGCGCTCATCTCCATCaatgtgcaggcttttgttccagcactAGCTCTGTACTCACAATTTAAACAAATCAAGCAGTCAGTGTGAGGAGGGCATCAGGGCTGGGAGGCTGAAACCAGGGTTTCCATAAACTAAACATGATTATTCAGAGAACACTGTGTTTATGACGGATATCAGaaaaggattgtgtgtgtgtttgtgtgtgtgtgtgtttatgggccCTGTAACCTTGGCAGAGAGCTTTATGACACCCAATCATGTGCCTTTCAGACATGTTGTTCAGTGCTGCTATTGGTTAACTTTTGACTTCACCTCTACACAGCCTGTTCTCCTGCATGGTTTGGTCAGAACTAAAAGTCAGCTATTCAAATGATTATTATGATATTGTAGCAAATTCCGGGGATAGGCAAACTATATTTGTTTCTCAGTCCTATCTATACCTTAGATTCTGGAAATGGTAACATGGTAATATCATACCAATAGCTCTGAtctgatgtgtttgtgtgtgtttgtgtgtatttcagCGGTTCAGAATGAGAGAGATCGAATCAGCTCCAGAAGAAACATTCAGGACAATCAGGATCTCCCACCTATCACTGTTCTGGCCCAGGCAGAGTCACTGTCTCAACAGGTAAAACGCACCCGCACCCGCacctgcacacacaaacacgtacacacacacatcatcagtGTTTCCAATCATCTGCATGActactcattctctctccccactctagATCAGTGCATCCAGTCCCAGGGGTGCAGTAGATGTGTCAGAACAGAAGTCAGCTGGTGTGGGTGATGTCTGTGACTCCATGAGACAACAGCTGCTAGTGCTGGTGGAATGGGCCAAATACATCCCTGCCTTTGGTGAGCTGCCCTTGGATGACCAGGTAAGCAACCTGACTAGTCTGGGCGTAGCTACATGACCAACTAATAGTGACTGGAACTAAAACTAAACAGTGGTTACCAAAGTTATGCCACGACTCTTCTAAAGCCTTTTGAATGTGCTTGTGACCTTCCAGAAACACAAAGTAATGGATCTAGCTTCAGTTCGAAGCTAATGGTTTAGATTCAAATGAGTCTTGGGCTGAGATATGTTTGTAGCCTGTGATTGGTTACTCATGTCATTGTttctcaccctgtgtgtgtttcctgtgtctgtgtctctgtgtgtgtgtgtgtgtgtgtttgtccaggtgAGTCTGCTCAGGGCTCATGCAGGGGAACACCTTCTACTAGGGGTCGCCAAGAGGTCAATGCCTTACAAGGACTTCCTGCTTCTTGGTAAGAACTGACCAATCACCTCTCACCTTTATGCCTCAGTAACACCCAATCAGAACCTGCTATACTGCCGTGCTAAGCTTGATTTAAAGCTGACATATCAAGGCCAACAGGTTGGTTGCCCTGTAAGACTGTTATACAACCAGATAATCATTGACTCAAGTCTTTGGAGGCCTCTGACTTAAACATGTTTTATCAGACAGAAAGACATGGAAGACACTTTTTGTGGATCGCCACCTACAGAGGATTTGTAGATGGTAAAATTATCAAAATAATTGATAAGTAATGTAAATGGGGATTAGAAGTGACATGCTTCAAGTAcattcacctacacacacatacacacacacatatacatccCCCGCAACATGTGGAGAAACACACACTCAACCCCCCTACCCCACTCCCAAAACACAcatttccctccccctcccctctctccctctccaggtaATGGGTGTGTGATCCATGGTAGCAGTGCGGAGCCGGACATCGGTCGTGTAGCTAACCGTGTTCTAGATGAGCTGGTCCTGCCCTTCCAGGACATCCAGATAGATGACCATGAGTATGCTGCTCTCAAGGCCATTGTCTTCTTTGACCCCGGTAAGCACTTTAACAACCCCGACTCAGGCAGCCTTCCACTTTTacacacccatatacacacaATAGCTTCCGTATTCAACCAAACAAAGTTGATTTGAATGGTTTTGTTAATCATTGAGACGTGACTGTTCTCTGTTGTCTCTGAGCCTGCACGCATATCAtttcatatcaaatcaaaaatggcgccggaggggatggctgccgttttatttgtatttatttttatttcacctttatttaaccaggtaggcaagttgagaacaagttctcatttacaattgcgacctggccaagataaagcaaagcagttcgacacatacaacaaaacagagttacacatggagtaaaacaaacatacagtcaataatacagtagaaatatcagtctatatacaatgtgagcaaatgaggtgagataagggaggtaaaggcaaaaaaaaggccatggtggcgaagtaaatacaatatagcaagtaaaacactggaatggtagatttgcagtggaagaatgtgcaaggtagagatagaaataatgggatgcaaaggagcaaaataaataaataaatacagtagggggagaggtagtttgGCTAAATTATTTtggggctaaattatagatgggctgtgtacaggtgcagtgatctgtgagctgctctgacagctggtgcttaaagctagtgaggtagatgtgtttccagtttcagagatttttgtagttcgttccagtcattggcagcagagaactggaaggagaggcagccaaaggaataattggttttgggggtgaccagagagatatacctgctggagtgtgtgctacaggtgggtgctgctatggtgaccagcgagctgagataaggggggactttacctagcagggtcttgtagatgacatggagccagtgggtttggcgaagagtatgaagcgagggccagccaacgagagcgtacaggtcgcagtggtgggtagtatatggggctttggtgacaaaacggatggcactatgatagactgcatccaatttattgagtagggtattggaggctattttgtaaatgacatcgcggaagtcgaggatcgataggataatcagttttacgagggtatgtttggcagcatgagtgaaggatgctttgttgtgaaataggaagccagttctagatttaactttggattggagatgtttgatgtgagtctggaaggagagtttacagtctaaccagacatctaggtatttgtagttgtccatcacgtccagagtagtgatgttggacaggcgggcaggtgcaggcatcgattggttgaagagcatgcatttagttttacttgtatttaagagcaattggaggccacggaaggagagttgtatggcattgaagcttgcctggagggttgttaacacagtgtccaaagaagggccagaagtatacagaatggtgtcatctgcgtagaggtggatcagagactcaccagcagcaagagtgacatcattgatgtatacagagaagagagtcggtccaagaattgaacccgtggcacccccatagagactgccagaggcccggacaacaggccctccgatttgacacactgaactctatcagataattagttggtgaaccaggcgaggcaatcatttgagaaaccaaggctttcgagtctgccgatgaggatgtggtgatgatgatgaggatgagtcgaaagccttggccaggtcaatgagtACAgctggccaggtcaatgaatacggctgcacagtatttgTTTCTTgttgatggcggttaagatatcatttaggaccttgagcgtgtctgaggtgcaccaatgaccagctctgaaaccagattgcatagcggagaaggtatggtgggattctaaatggtcagtaatctgaaTACCTTTGAAAGGCAGGGTAGGgtatgggctcctaaccaactgtcctattttgttagtttttttgtaacttttttttaaaaacttattttgtacataatgttgctgctaccgtctcttatgaccaaaaataacttctggacattagaacagcaattactcacctcgaactgaataaatattttttctttaacgagtccaaCGCAAAGGatatttgcgtgaagaaaagatggagaAAAAGGGGGCGGATGGCGGggtgccttctgagaattcgtaggcgagtgagtaaacctccactaccatccgttctattggccaacgtgcaatcactggaaaacaaaatggatgtTATACGATCAaaactatcctaccaacggaacattgaaaactgtaatatcttatgtttcactgagtcgttgCTGAacaacgacacggataatatagagatggcgggattttccatgcatcggcaggacagagaagctacgtctggtaagacgagggatgggggtgtgtgtctatttctcAATAACAGCTgatgcgcgatgtctaatattaaagaagtttcgaggtattgctcgtctgaggtagagtacctcgtGATGACCACacaatctaccaagagagttctcatctattattattcatagccgtctatataccaccacaaaccgatgctggcactaagaccgcactcaaccggccataagcaaacaagaaaatgctcatccagaaacggcgctcctagtggccggggactttaatgcaggcaaacttaaatctgttttacctaatttttaccagcatgtcacatgtgcaaccagaggggaaaaaaactctacaccacctttactacacacagagagacgcatagaaagctctctctcaccctccatttggcaaatctgaccataattctaccatcctgattcctgcttacaagcaaaaactaaagctgGAAGtaacagtgactcgctcaatacggaaatggtcagatgacgcggatggtacgctacagaaatgttttgctagcacagactggaatatgttccggattcatccaatggcattgaggagtataccaccacAGTCATCGGCTTGGTCAATAActgcatcaatgacgtcgtccccacagtgaccgtacgtacatatcccaaccagaagccatggatgacaggcaacatccgcattgagctaaaggcaaCCACTTTCAAgaagtgggacactaatccggacgcttataagaaatcccgctatgccctcagacaaaccatcaaacaggcgaagtgtcaatacagaactaagataGAATCCTacaacaccggctctgacgctcgtcagatgtggcagggcatgaaaactattacggactacaaagggaatctCATTAACAGCATCATCCTGGATACCTTAGACACACTCCAATTCAcattccgccccaacagatccacagatgacgcaatctcaattgcactccacactgccctttcccacctggacaaaaggaatacctatgtgagaatgctattcattgctTAAGCTCAGCcttagtgcccacaaagctcatcactaagctaaggaccctgggactaaacacctccctctgcaactggatcctggacttcctgacgggccctcccccaggtggtaagggtaggcaacaacatgtctgccacgctgatcctcaacactgggtcccaacaggggtgtgtgcttagtcccctcctgtacaccctgttcacccacgactgcatggctaaACACttctccaacactatcattaagtttgctgacgacacaacagtggtaggcctgattactgacaacgatgagacagtctatagggaggaggtcagtgactgccaggacaacaacctctccctcaatatgaacaagacaaaggagctgattgtggactaaagGAAAATGCGGGCCGAAcgggcccccattaacatcaacggggctgtagtggagcgggacaagagtttcatgttccttggtgtccacatcactaacgaacaatcatggtccaaacacaccaagacagtcgtaaagagggcacgacaacaccttttccccctcaggagactaaaacgacttggcatgggtccccagatcctcaaaaagttatacaactggaccattgagagcatcctgaccagttgcatcaccgcctggtaatggcaactgcttggcatttgACCGTAAGTTGCTACACagagtagtgtgtacggcccagtacatcactggggccaggcttcctgccatccaggaccgacagttgaagtcggaaatttacatacaccttagccaaatacatttaaactcagtttttcacaattcctgacatttaatcctagtaaaaattccctgtcctaggtcagttaggatcaccactttattttaagaatgtgaaatgtcagaataatagtagagagaatgatttatttcagattttatttctttcattcccagtgggtcagaagtttacatacactcaattagtatttggtagcattgcctttagattgtttaacttgggtcaaacatttcagataaccttccacaagtttcccataataagttgggtgaattttggcccatacctcctgacagagctggtgtaactcagtcaggtttgtaggcctcctttctcgcacaagatttttcagttctgcccacacattttctataggattgaggtcagggctttgtgatggccacttcaataccttgactttgttgtccttaagccattttgacacaactttggaagtatgcttggtgtcattgtctatttggaagacccatttgcgaccaagctttaacttcctgactgaggtcttgagatgttgcttcaatatatccatataattttcctacctcatgatgccatctattttgtgaagtgcaccagtccctccggcagcaaagcacccccacaacatgatgctgccacccctgtgcttcacggttgggatggtgttatttggtttgcaagcctcccccttttcctccaaacataatgatggtcattatggccaaagagttctatttttgtttcatcaggccagaggacatttctccaaaaatacgatctttgtccccatgtgcagttgcaaaccgtagtctggcttttttatggcggttttggagcagtggcttcttccttgctgagcggcctttcaggttacgtcgatataggactcgttttactgtggatatagatacttttgtaccggtttcctccagcatcttcacaatgtcctttgctgttgttctgagattgatttgcactttacgtaccaaagtacattcatctctaggagacagaacgtgtctccttcctgagcggtatgatggctgcgtggtgtttatacttgcatactattgtttgtacagataaacgtggtatcttcaggcgtttggaaattgctcccaatgatgaaccagacttgtggaggtctacaatgtttttctgaggtcttgggggatttatttttattttcccattatgtcaagcaaagaggcactgagtttgaaggtaggccttgaaatacatccacaggcacacctccaattgactcaaattatgtcaattagcctaccagaagcttcgaaagctatgacataattctctggaattttccaagctgtttaaaggcacagtcaacttagtgtatgtaaacttctgacccactggaattgtgatacagttaaataatctgtctgcaaacaattgttggaaaaatgacttgtgtcatgcacaaagtagatgtcctaaccgacttgccaaaactatagtttgagtggttgaaaaacaggttttaatgactccgacctaagtgtatgtaaacttccgacttcaactatatactaggcggtgtcagaggaaagccccaaaaattgtcaaggactccagtcacccaagtcatagactgttctctctgctaccgcatggcaggcggtaccggagcaccaagtctaggaccaaaaggctccttaacagcttctacccccaatccataagactgctgaacaattaatcaaatggccaccaggactatttacattgacaccccctcatttgtttttaaactgctgctactcgctgtttattttctatgcatagtcactttatccctaccaaCATGTACAAATtccctcgactaacctgtacccctgcacattgactcgtcaccggtaccgcctgtatatagcctagttattgttattttattgtgttacttttttcttttttactttagtttatttggtaaatattttctaaactctttctttaactgcattgttggttaagggcttgtaagtaagcatttcacggtaaggcctacccttgtattcggtgcatgttacaaataaagttagatttgatttgattcacgtATCCTTTCTCTCCCGCCATCATcgttccatccctccttctctccagatGCCAAGTCTCTGCGTGACCCGTCTAAGATCAAGGCGATGCGTCTGCAGGTCCAGATGAGTCTAGAGGACTATATTAACGACCGTCAGTATGACTCCAGAGGGAGGTTTGGagagctgctgctactgctgcctaCTCTACAGTCCATCACCTGGCAGATGATTGAACAACTGCAGTTTGTTAAACTCTGTGGCCTGGCCAAGATAGACAACCTTCTGCACGAGATGCTGCTGGGAGGTGAGTCTATGTATGATAACATACAGGTTATcaggtaggttactttctaaatgtaatccattacagtaATTGTAATCAGTagcgtaacttttggattacccaaactcagtaacgtaatctgattacattctgttacttttagattactttcctcttaagaggcattagaagaagacaaacatatatgttaccaattgaacaacatctattgcaggataaatcaatgttaaagtttacatagctggccatatatggatgttcaattttactttatttatttaatgtttatttaactaggcaagtcagtgaagaaaatgtcttatttacaatgacggcctaccaaaaggcaaaagacctgcGGGTGGGAC
Coding sequences within it:
- the LOC139420662 gene encoding hepatocyte nuclear factor 4-gamma — protein: MPAEPGLSQADVGNSNCAICGDKATGKHYGASSCDGCKGFFRRSIRNNHIYSCRFNRQCVVDKDKRNQCRFCRLHKCFRAGMKKEAVQNERDRISSRRNIQDNQDLPPITVLAQAESLSQQISASSPRGAVDVSEQKSAGVGDVCDSMRQQLLVLVEWAKYIPAFGELPLDDQVSLLRAHAGEHLLLGVAKRSMPYKDFLLLGNGCVIHGSSAEPDIGRVANRVLDELVLPFQDIQIDDHEYAALKAIVFFDPDAKSLRDPSKIKAMRLQVQMSLEDYINDRQYDSRGRFGELLLLLPTLQSITWQMIEQLQFVKLCGLAKIDNLLHEMLLGGLAAEPAHLHHPGHTQLAQDPLTGHTLVISTMPATHTTQIVSPDTPNPSPPQVAEKSSPSPSLLLAPPLPHRHTAESPL